In Ammoniphilus sp. CFH 90114, a genomic segment contains:
- a CDS encoding cold-shock protein, translating into MLKGTVKWFNAEKGFGFIERENGDDVFVHFSAITGDGFKSLEEGQRVQFEVVQGQRGDQASNVSKL; encoded by the coding sequence ATGTTAAAGGGAACAGTTAAATGGTTTAATGCAGAAAAAGGTTTTGGATTTATTGAAAGAGAAAATGGAGATGACGTTTTTGTACACTTCAGTGCAATCACTGGGGATGGGTTTAAATCCTTAGAAGAGGGTCAACGTGTACAATTCGAAGTAGTTCAAGGACAAAGAGGCGATCAAGCTTCTAACGTTTCTAAGCTTTAA
- a CDS encoding Rrf2 family transcriptional regulator, whose amino-acid sequence MHLTSYTDYSLRLLIYLGAQTPGVLSSVKEISTVYDLSYNHLGKITFKLGKLGLIETVRGRNGGIRLAKAPKEINLGWVVRQTEDDLQVVECFGKTNTCRISSVCRLKGILGEALEAYFRVLDSYTLEDVLSNKDAIQLSLGLSK is encoded by the coding sequence ATGCATCTAACTTCTTATACGGACTATTCTCTTCGTTTACTTATCTACCTCGGTGCTCAAACACCGGGAGTACTTTCTAGTGTAAAAGAAATATCTACCGTCTATGACCTATCGTACAATCATTTAGGTAAAATTACGTTTAAACTTGGCAAGCTGGGTTTAATCGAAACCGTGCGTGGGAGAAATGGGGGGATTCGCTTAGCCAAGGCACCAAAAGAGATCAATTTAGGATGGGTTGTACGCCAAACGGAAGACGATTTGCAAGTGGTAGAGTGTTTTGGCAAGACGAATACGTGTAGAATTTCCTCCGTATGTCGTTTGAAAGGGATACTTGGGGAAGCTCTAGAAGCCTACTTCCGCGTGTTGGATTCCTATACCCTTGAGGATGTCCTATCAAATAAAGATGCAATTCAATTATCTTTAGGACTGTCCAAGTAA
- a CDS encoding VCBS repeat-containing protein: MYHGVVASATGDVNGDNRPDHVYLTGILTTDVSIIQHITLVIQDGATGRSVQIPFKNNMGYNPTLFLGDFTGDGVKDILITIQTGGSGATTYDYLYSYVRNTPRLLFDSDMYNQQYQYEVTYLENYKVQVWSKNNNSQYLIDLSLRDPDYLNEIYESNGKLKNPISGWVDPLSGLYPIDFDSNHVYELLAYQQIAGRYHADSLGYVQNRLKWQNNRFILDLQNVAIFGSPS, from the coding sequence ATGTACCATGGTGTAGTCGCTTCTGCAACAGGAGATGTCAATGGTGACAATAGACCTGATCATGTCTACCTCACAGGAATCCTAACAACAGATGTTTCCATTATTCAACATATTACACTTGTGATACAGGATGGTGCGACAGGAAGGTCTGTTCAGATCCCTTTTAAAAATAATATGGGGTATAATCCTACGTTGTTTTTAGGAGATTTTACAGGAGATGGAGTTAAGGATATTCTCATTACTATTCAGACTGGTGGCAGCGGGGCTACCACCTATGACTATCTCTATTCCTATGTCCGTAACACGCCTCGTTTGCTGTTCGATTCCGATATGTATAATCAACAATATCAATATGAGGTAACGTATCTAGAAAATTATAAGGTGCAAGTATGGAGTAAAAATAACAACTCCCAATACCTGATCGACCTATCCCTTCGAGACCCTGATTATTTAAACGAAATATATGAATCCAATGGGAAATTAAAGAACCCGATCAGTGGATGGGTAGACCCCCTAAGCGGCTTATATCCTATCGATTTTGATTCCAATCATGTATATGAGCTCTTAGCCTACCAACAGATTGCTGGTAGGTACCATGCCGATTCGTTAGGTTATGTTCAAAACCGATTAAAATGGCAAAACAATAGGTTTATTCTTGACTTACAAAATGTCGCTATTTTTGGTTCACCTTCATGA
- a CDS encoding VOC family protein, protein MTTKFVHHICIQTNHYEESLKFYRDILGFELIEESPHFHNRYYNSWLKLGEFYIELQTGKVGENLDRVYPNTQGIHHFCLWVDDLVKEVQTIKQWGYDFILKNGEAIYQVENGCLCKLIAPEGTIIELRDNRGI, encoded by the coding sequence ATGACTACAAAATTTGTTCACCATATTTGTATCCAAACAAATCACTACGAAGAATCCTTAAAATTTTACAGGGATATTCTTGGTTTTGAACTAATTGAAGAATCCCCCCATTTTCATAATCGTTATTATAACTCTTGGTTAAAATTGGGTGAATTCTATATAGAGCTTCAAACTGGAAAAGTAGGTGAGAATCTTGATCGTGTTTACCCAAACACACAGGGGATCCATCATTTTTGTCTATGGGTTGATGACTTAGTTAAAGAAGTCCAAACTATTAAACAATGGGGTTATGATTTTATACTAAAAAATGGTGAAGCCATTTATCAAGTAGAAAATGGCTGCTTATGTAAATTAATTGCACCTGAAGGTACAATAATTGAACTAAGAGATAATAGAGGAATATGA
- a CDS encoding GerD family protein: MRIILPIFLFLSISLTGCTGWSTPVPAKLSSQQMAELMKAPEVQQALIQILSTPEMREQMVQVLSSPEMQQVMIDLMKTQEMQQSMVQIMKSTEMKQVVIEAIRSIGIREIIRDLRG; this comes from the coding sequence ATGCGAATCATTCTACCTATTTTCTTGTTCTTGTCCATTTCATTAACTGGCTGCACGGGTTGGAGTACCCCAGTACCAGCGAAGCTTTCCTCACAGCAAATGGCTGAACTTATGAAAGCACCAGAGGTTCAACAAGCCCTCATCCAGATCCTGTCTACTCCTGAAATGAGGGAGCAAATGGTCCAGGTGTTATCAAGCCCCGAAATGCAACAAGTGATGATAGATCTAATGAAAACACAAGAAATGCAACAATCGATGGTCCAAATCATGAAAAGTACAGAAATGAAACAAGTGGTTATCGAAGCGATCCGCTCTATTGGTATTCGTGAGATCATTAGAGATCTAAGAGGGTGA
- a CDS encoding response regulator transcription factor — translation MKCILIVEDEVTISRVLKVYLERERFQVEQAFDGEEAIHKFEQVNPSLVLLDVMLPGADGWSVLRAIREKSACPVIMLTALGEMNQKLSGLNQGADDYITKPFNAEEVVARVHAVMRRTTNVLNSQDTRHFGGLKVDFKAHVVTLHGIELNFTPRDLSLLFFLVQHPNQTFTRDQLLEHVWGMDYEGSDRAVDLAIKRIRKMLGNWSEAEGEIRTLRGLGYQFCVIEKGS, via the coding sequence TTGAAATGCATCCTCATTGTTGAAGATGAAGTTACAATATCCCGGGTATTAAAAGTCTACTTGGAAAGAGAGCGGTTTCAAGTGGAACAAGCATTTGATGGGGAAGAAGCCATTCATAAATTTGAGCAAGTAAATCCTTCACTGGTATTGCTGGATGTGATGCTTCCAGGTGCAGATGGTTGGAGTGTATTAAGAGCCATCCGTGAAAAGAGTGCTTGCCCCGTGATCATGCTAACCGCTCTTGGTGAAATGAATCAAAAGTTATCCGGATTAAATCAAGGAGCAGACGACTATATCACCAAACCATTTAACGCAGAAGAAGTAGTGGCAAGGGTTCACGCCGTCATGCGAAGGACAACAAACGTATTAAACTCTCAAGATACGAGGCACTTCGGGGGCTTAAAAGTGGATTTCAAAGCACACGTAGTCACGTTGCATGGGATTGAACTAAACTTTACACCGCGTGACCTATCCTTACTCTTTTTCCTTGTTCAACACCCGAATCAAACGTTTACAAGAGATCAATTACTCGAGCATGTTTGGGGGATGGATTATGAGGGAAGTGACCGAGCCGTGGATTTAGCGATCAAGAGGATACGTAAAATGTTGGGTAATTGGTCGGAAGCGGAAGGTGAAATTCGAACTTTAAGAGGATTGGGGTATCAATTCTGTGTTATTGAAAAAGGATCATAA
- a CDS encoding group 1 truncated hemoglobin → MTTQNLYEKLGGEATIAKVVDYFYELVLADETVNHFFKNTDMDKQRKHQTKFISFALGGPNQYTGMSMAKAHEGMNIQPEHFNAIATHLTNALVHFGVSQEDIDTAITKVASLKEDVLYK, encoded by the coding sequence ATGACAACTCAAAACCTTTATGAAAAATTAGGTGGGGAAGCAACCATTGCCAAAGTCGTTGATTACTTTTATGAACTCGTTTTAGCTGATGAGACAGTCAACCATTTCTTTAAGAATACAGATATGGACAAGCAAAGAAAGCACCAAACCAAGTTTATTAGCTTTGCACTAGGTGGTCCAAACCAATACACGGGAATGTCAATGGCCAAAGCTCACGAAGGAATGAACATCCAACCGGAGCATTTTAACGCAATCGCAACACATTTGACCAACGCTCTTGTCCATTTTGGCGTAAGTCAAGAGGATATTGATACAGCGATAACAAAAGTAGCTTCTTTAAAAGAAGATGTCCTATATAAGTAG
- a CDS encoding HPP family protein — translation MYAQDEFNNEETELRRSFSGYIAKMKGSTRTKSSVKITDNIISATGGLIAIIIVSFIVIQLGFPMVLGPIAASCLLVFAVHEGPFSQPREVIGGHFISTSASLIIWDLFGKSHFMIGITLAVVVFLMVIARVVHPPAAASAIVAINTEVGWGFLPMIMISALIVVGFSLFYINLFKNKKYPVHW, via the coding sequence ATGTACGCGCAAGATGAATTCAACAATGAAGAAACAGAGTTACGAAGATCTTTCTCAGGCTATATAGCTAAGATGAAAGGTAGTACTAGAACTAAATCAAGTGTCAAAATAACAGATAATATTATTTCTGCAACGGGTGGTCTTATTGCTATCATTATTGTAAGTTTTATCGTGATTCAACTTGGTTTTCCCATGGTTCTTGGTCCCATTGCGGCAAGTTGCTTACTCGTGTTTGCCGTGCACGAGGGCCCTTTTTCTCAGCCGCGAGAGGTGATAGGCGGACATTTTATATCTACTTCAGCATCATTGATCATCTGGGATCTTTTTGGGAAGAGTCATTTCATGATTGGCATTACACTAGCCGTAGTCGTCTTCTTAATGGTTATTGCTAGAGTTGTACATCCACCCGCTGCAGCAAGTGCCATTGTGGCGATTAATACAGAAGTCGGATGGGGGTTTCTTCCGATGATTATGATTAGTGCATTAATCGTCGTTGGGTTTTCCTTATTTTATATCAATTTGTTCAAAAATAAGAAATATCCGGTTCATTGGTAA
- a CDS encoding L-lactate dehydrogenase, protein MIITKTRKVVVVGAGFVGSSYAFSLVNQGIAEEIVIIDVNTSKAEGDAMDLNHGMPFASPAKIYSGNYSECHNADVVVIAAGANQKPGETRLDLVEKNAKIFKEIVNKVMASGFNGIFLIATNPVDVLSYATWKFSGLPAKRVIGSGTILDTARFRYMLGNYYGVDTRNVHAYILGEHGDSEFPAWSHAYIGSQSLADFSKTRNIDPVQAEKDLQGIFENVRDAAYHIIERKGATYYGIAMGLARLTKAILNNESSILTISTLLRGEYETEDVYIGVPAIIDKHGVQSILEFNLPPDELEKFNKSAKVLKENIRIIQKHFS, encoded by the coding sequence ATGATCATAACAAAAACTCGAAAAGTGGTTGTTGTGGGAGCCGGTTTTGTCGGTTCTAGTTATGCTTTTTCTTTGGTGAACCAAGGAATAGCCGAGGAAATCGTTATTATTGATGTAAATACGAGCAAAGCGGAAGGGGATGCCATGGATCTGAATCATGGTATGCCTTTTGCCTCTCCTGCTAAAATTTATAGTGGGAATTATTCAGAGTGTCACAATGCAGATGTTGTAGTGATTGCAGCGGGAGCGAATCAAAAACCAGGAGAAACACGTTTGGACTTGGTGGAGAAAAACGCGAAGATATTTAAAGAAATTGTCAATAAGGTGATGGCCAGTGGATTTAATGGGATTTTCTTGATTGCGACCAATCCGGTGGATGTTTTATCTTATGCCACATGGAAGTTTTCTGGGTTGCCAGCGAAACGCGTCATCGGCTCCGGAACGATTTTAGATACAGCTCGCTTTCGCTATATGCTAGGCAATTATTACGGTGTAGATACCCGTAATGTTCATGCTTATATCTTAGGGGAGCATGGAGATTCGGAATTTCCTGCTTGGAGTCATGCTTATATCGGCAGCCAATCCCTTGCCGACTTTTCTAAAACTAGAAATATTGACCCGGTTCAAGCGGAGAAAGACTTACAAGGTATTTTTGAAAATGTACGAGATGCAGCTTACCACATTATCGAAAGAAAGGGTGCTACGTATTATGGCATCGCGATGGGGCTGGCTCGTCTAACAAAAGCCATATTAAACAATGAATCTTCCATCCTAACGATTTCGACCTTGCTTCGAGGCGAGTATGAAACGGAGGATGTTTATATTGGGGTGCCGGCGATTATTGATAAACATGGTGTTCAAAGTATTTTAGAGTTCAATCTCCCACCAGATGAATTGGAGAAGTTTAATAAATCTGCGAAGGTTTTAAAAGAGAATATTCGTATCATTCAAAAGCACTTTTCTTGA
- a CDS encoding GNAT family N-acetyltransferase, producing the protein MVSIIQASTSFHFEQARELFTEYAKSLDIDLGFQNFDDELENIPAKYGTSAGGCLLLAVDHQETVGCVAIRRMDEKICEMKRLYVKPDWKGQGIGKRLALSIIEEAMICGYGFMRLDTLSTMKPAISLYESLEFYTIEPYIYNPIEGAMYLELDLLKRNLGY; encoded by the coding sequence ATGGTAAGTATTATTCAGGCTTCGACCAGTTTTCATTTTGAACAAGCACGAGAACTTTTTACGGAGTATGCCAAGTCTTTAGACATTGACTTAGGTTTTCAAAATTTTGATGATGAGTTGGAAAATATACCCGCAAAGTATGGGACCTCAGCAGGTGGTTGTTTGCTGTTAGCAGTAGATCATCAAGAGACAGTAGGGTGTGTGGCGATCAGGAGAATGGATGAAAAGATATGTGAAATGAAAAGGTTGTATGTTAAACCCGATTGGAAGGGACAAGGAATTGGAAAAAGGCTAGCCTTGTCTATTATTGAAGAAGCCATGATTTGTGGTTATGGCTTCATGCGATTAGATACCTTGTCAACTATGAAGCCAGCCATTTCTCTATATGAGTCTTTGGAATTTTACACCATTGAACCTTATATATACAATCCGATAGAAGGAGCTATGTATTTGGAATTGGATTTATTAAAACGGAATTTAGGTTACTAG
- a CDS encoding DUF6306 domain-containing protein has protein sequence MRDLIGTCIRCQKDIYCTDGFFNGITLESGNNLCLVCKDQDPFVEILNRLLEAEKSGVAVLDDLLKTYPSSGLEDSFVQVKEDESWSCQGLIHSIQREGGTVSKEIGDFIEKVRALPSLKEKLALLNKGQAWVARKIDEAISYGMDTRTRTFLLEMKKRHEQNIDKMEQHI, from the coding sequence GTGAGAGATCTGATAGGAACCTGCATACGTTGTCAAAAGGATATTTACTGCACCGACGGATTTTTTAATGGAATCACGTTAGAAAGTGGAAACAACTTATGCCTTGTTTGTAAAGATCAAGATCCGTTCGTGGAGATCTTAAACCGTCTTCTCGAAGCCGAAAAATCGGGAGTCGCGGTACTGGATGATTTGCTTAAAACTTATCCATCGAGTGGTTTGGAAGATTCCTTCGTACAAGTTAAAGAAGATGAATCATGGAGTTGCCAGGGCCTCATTCATTCGATCCAGCGTGAAGGAGGAACCGTAAGCAAGGAGATAGGTGACTTTATCGAAAAAGTCCGTGCCTTGCCATCCCTGAAGGAAAAACTAGCTTTATTAAACAAAGGTCAGGCATGGGTAGCACGCAAAATTGATGAAGCCATATCCTATGGCATGGACACAAGAACAAGAACATTCCTGCTAGAAATGAAGAAACGACATGAACAAAATATTGATAAGATGGAACAGCACATCTAG
- a CDS encoding ABC transporter ATP-binding protein, with the protein MPGRPGGGGAARFQRQVVKPKDFKGTIKRLWSYFGKDKALLSTIFILILVDSIIVLFIPFLIGKAVDAIGLEETVQFRVLQITVLTLFIAYIANALLNFSQGWIMAGVAGRIVKRLRSHLFKKLQKLPLSFFDSRTHGELMSRLTNDIDNVSNSISQSTTQLMSGVIVLTGSFVMMLSLSPILTGASLITIPFMFFLTRTIARKTRVLFRDQQKELGLLNGQVEEMISGLEVIRAFNYEEKAMAEFKEVNNRLQKVGTRAQIWSGFLMPMMNVINNFGFMIVAVVGGYLAVQNMITIGLIASFITYSRQFVRPLNDLANTFNLLQSGVAGAERVFDILDHEEELEDHPEAIPLVNPKGVVEFKNVSFGYRPDVPIIKNVSFKSEAGSNTALIGTTGAGKTTILNLLTRFYEVSEGQILIDGRDIRKYTRESLRKCFGIVLQDTYLFSGTIMENIKYGNPDATDEEVKAATRMANADDFINRLPKGYETKLSENGGNLSHGQKQLLAISRVILSKPSLLILDEATSSIDTRTELHIQEALTKVLKGRTSFIIAHRLNTIRHADTIVVIENGEIKEKGNHVELMAEQGIYHQMILNQYKSLDRVQSVFTKL; encoded by the coding sequence ATGCCTGGTCGACCGGGTGGAGGTGGTGCCGCTCGTTTCCAAAGACAGGTAGTAAAGCCTAAAGATTTTAAGGGAACGATAAAAAGGCTATGGTCCTACTTTGGAAAAGATAAAGCGCTCCTTTCTACTATTTTTATCCTGATCCTCGTGGATTCTATTATCGTTTTGTTCATCCCTTTTTTAATCGGTAAAGCGGTGGATGCCATTGGTTTAGAGGAAACCGTTCAATTTAGGGTACTCCAAATTACCGTTCTTACTCTTTTCATCGCTTATATCGCCAATGCCTTATTGAATTTTTCCCAAGGCTGGATCATGGCTGGTGTTGCTGGACGGATTGTAAAAAGGTTAAGGAGTCATTTGTTTAAAAAGCTGCAAAAGCTGCCATTATCGTTCTTTGACTCACGTACTCACGGAGAGTTGATGAGCAGGCTGACCAATGACATTGATAACGTAAGCAATTCTATATCCCAGTCAACCACTCAATTGATGTCTGGTGTGATTGTCCTAACCGGTTCCTTCGTTATGATGCTTAGCTTAAGTCCCATCTTAACCGGTGCTAGTCTCATAACGATACCGTTCATGTTTTTCCTTACCCGAACGATTGCAAGAAAGACAAGAGTTCTTTTTAGAGACCAGCAAAAAGAACTTGGGTTGTTAAATGGGCAGGTTGAAGAAATGATTTCTGGCTTAGAGGTGATAAGAGCCTTTAATTATGAAGAAAAGGCGATGGCAGAATTTAAAGAAGTGAACAACAGACTTCAAAAAGTAGGGACAAGGGCACAAATATGGTCAGGATTTTTAATGCCCATGATGAATGTGATCAATAACTTTGGCTTTATGATTGTCGCGGTGGTAGGGGGTTATTTGGCTGTTCAAAATATGATCACGATTGGTTTGATTGCAAGCTTCATCACTTACTCCCGTCAATTTGTACGACCACTAAATGACCTTGCTAATACCTTTAACCTATTACAATCCGGTGTTGCCGGGGCAGAGAGAGTATTTGACATTCTTGATCATGAGGAAGAACTTGAGGATCATCCCGAAGCGATTCCTTTAGTCAATCCAAAAGGCGTTGTTGAATTTAAAAATGTGAGCTTTGGTTACCGGCCGGATGTTCCTATTATCAAAAATGTGAGCTTTAAGTCGGAAGCTGGCAGCAACACAGCCTTAATAGGAACGACGGGAGCGGGTAAAACCACGATTCTTAATCTATTAACACGATTTTATGAAGTGTCAGAGGGGCAAATCCTCATTGATGGAAGAGATATTAGGAAATATACAAGAGAAAGCTTAAGAAAATGCTTCGGCATTGTTCTTCAGGACACTTATTTATTTTCAGGAACGATTATGGAAAATATTAAATATGGCAACCCAGATGCAACAGATGAAGAAGTGAAAGCAGCAACTCGAATGGCGAATGCCGATGATTTCATCAACCGATTGCCTAAAGGCTATGAGACCAAGTTATCTGAAAATGGAGGGAATCTTAGTCATGGGCAAAAGCAATTACTTGCCATTTCAAGAGTAATTCTGTCCAAACCATCTTTGCTTATCCTTGATGAAGCGACAAGCAGCATTGATACTCGCACAGAATTACATATTCAAGAGGCATTGACTAAAGTTCTTAAAGGCAGAACGAGTTTTATCATCGCTCATAGACTAAATACAATTCGCCATGCCGACACGATTGTGGTCATTGAGAACGGTGAAATCAAAGAAAAAGGAAATCATGTTGAATTGATGGCTGAACAGGGAATCTATCATCAGATGATCCTTAATCAATACAAGTCATTGGACCGTGTTCAATCGGTGTTCACAAAACTGTAA
- a CDS encoding cell wall metabolism sensor histidine kinase WalK — translation MLLKKDHKVSMLQYWTTRYVVTLIMGLVVIGILSTMWLKHNATEKRLDIMNLLAEEMVDRVVDTHGKLQIGQALPRIIERRQNFLDLDRKFLWFILDEKGRVIYQKFKTIPVEWLQNIRYSLEENDQGVRITTFNDERFLVVKRKIEFNNQAIGWVVLLNPEKDITSSPEDMQLLVTLLTSLALLGWGVIYLLTKKLSKPIQDVAMAAKQIVAGNYEVKLDKNIKEKEVYELVETFQDMTTRLQKLESMRTELLAGVTHELKTPVTSISGLLQAVKGEIVTGEEAKEFIDICHKETYRLEKMVEDLLNFNSIAIGEINVNKERHNANQFIQEIAHQWDLFQDHRISLNVTLPEHTIWVLTDSLRIQQILYNLLNNANQAIQSIGKMEMILYENNGEVKIDIKDNGMGIPSKEQSLIFERFYRGEGKKYKIRGLGLGLTISKMMAKALGGDLVLKESSMEGTTFTLILQKYES, via the coding sequence GTGTTATTGAAAAAGGATCATAAAGTTTCGATGTTGCAATATTGGACTACGCGTTATGTCGTGACCTTAATCATGGGCTTGGTGGTGATTGGGATTCTCTCTACTATGTGGTTGAAGCATAATGCCACGGAAAAGCGACTCGATATTATGAATTTGCTGGCAGAGGAAATGGTGGATCGGGTAGTGGATACCCATGGAAAGCTGCAAATTGGTCAAGCTCTCCCTCGGATCATTGAGAGACGTCAGAACTTCTTAGACCTCGATCGCAAATTTCTATGGTTTATTCTCGATGAGAAGGGACGAGTCATCTATCAAAAATTCAAAACCATACCCGTAGAGTGGTTACAGAACATTCGCTATTCACTGGAAGAGAATGATCAAGGTGTGAGAATAACCACATTCAATGACGAACGTTTCCTTGTTGTTAAACGTAAAATCGAATTCAACAACCAAGCGATTGGTTGGGTTGTCTTGTTGAATCCTGAAAAGGATATCACGAGTAGTCCTGAAGATATGCAATTGTTAGTTACATTACTAACGAGCTTAGCTTTACTTGGGTGGGGGGTCATTTATTTATTAACTAAGAAATTATCCAAACCCATTCAAGATGTTGCCATGGCTGCCAAACAAATTGTAGCTGGTAATTATGAAGTCAAATTAGATAAAAATATCAAGGAAAAAGAAGTATACGAATTGGTAGAAACCTTTCAGGATATGACCACTCGTTTGCAAAAGCTTGAATCCATGCGGACAGAACTTTTAGCAGGGGTCACCCATGAATTAAAGACTCCAGTCACTTCAATTAGTGGTCTACTCCAAGCGGTTAAGGGAGAGATTGTAACCGGTGAGGAGGCGAAAGAATTTATAGACATTTGTCATAAAGAGACCTATCGATTAGAAAAGATGGTAGAAGACTTGCTAAATTTTAATTCGATTGCCATCGGTGAAATCAACGTCAATAAGGAAAGGCATAATGCTAATCAATTCATTCAAGAAATTGCCCATCAGTGGGATCTATTTCAAGATCATCGCATTTCTTTGAACGTAACTTTACCTGAGCATACGATATGGGTATTAACTGATTCTTTAAGAATTCAGCAGATTTTATACAACCTGTTAAATAACGCCAATCAAGCCATACAATCAATCGGGAAGATGGAGATGATCCTGTATGAAAATAATGGAGAAGTTAAAATAGACATAAAGGATAATGGGATGGGAATCCCCTCTAAAGAACAATCTCTCATTTTTGAGCGATTCTATCGCGGAGAGGGCAAGAAATACAAAATTAGAGGTTTGGGACTAGGACTGACAATCAGTAAAATGATGGCAAAAGCACTGGGTGGAGACTTAGTCCTTAAAGAAAGCTCAATGGAAGGAACTACTTTTACTCTAATTCTACAAAAATACGAGTCATGA